A genomic segment from Stappia indica encodes:
- a CDS encoding cell envelope integrity EipB family protein, with product MCHTHWTRPLAMAGLGVLLAIAGAPGAALAGVQLQPHRAVYDLGLTDSAEATGMTAVRGRMVYEFTGNACEGYSVAFRFVTQVADEGGNSRVTDLQNSSFEEPAGKSFQFVSKTFVNQQLSEETQGRAERVDGGIDIDVKKPKDNQVALKRKVLFPTEHLVTMLGQAQEGKTIFVADLFDGSETGEKVYETTAVIGPRREGAGDVGRDDAAAVGEIGASAHWPVTISYFDESKGDGGERTPIYQLSFLLYDNGVSRRLVLDYGDFELRGNLVEMTRMQAGECDR from the coding sequence ATGTGTCACACCCACTGGACGCGCCCGCTCGCCATGGCCGGGCTCGGCGTCCTCCTGGCGATTGCCGGCGCACCCGGGGCGGCCCTTGCCGGCGTTCAGCTGCAGCCGCATCGCGCCGTCTACGATCTCGGACTGACGGACAGCGCCGAAGCGACCGGCATGACGGCCGTGCGCGGGCGCATGGTCTACGAGTTCACGGGCAATGCCTGCGAGGGCTACAGCGTCGCGTTCCGTTTCGTCACGCAGGTTGCCGACGAGGGCGGCAACAGCCGCGTCACCGACCTGCAGAACAGCTCCTTCGAGGAGCCGGCCGGAAAGAGCTTCCAGTTCGTCTCCAAGACCTTCGTCAACCAGCAGCTCAGCGAGGAGACGCAGGGGCGGGCCGAGCGTGTGGACGGCGGCATCGACATCGACGTGAAGAAGCCGAAGGACAACCAGGTCGCGCTGAAGCGCAAGGTCCTGTTCCCGACCGAGCACCTGGTCACCATGCTGGGACAGGCGCAGGAGGGGAAGACGATCTTCGTCGCCGATCTCTTCGACGGTTCGGAGACCGGCGAGAAGGTCTACGAGACCACGGCGGTGATCGGTCCGCGGCGCGAGGGCGCAGGCGATGTCGGGCGCGACGACGCGGCCGCCGTCGGCGAGATCGGCGCGAGCGCCCACTGGCCGGTGACGATTTCCTATTTCGACGAGAGCAAGGGCGATGGCGGCGAGCGCACGCCGATCTACCAGCTCAGCTTCCTGCTCTACGACAACGGCGTCAGCCGGCGGCTGGTGCTGGACTACGGCGACTTCGAGCTGCGCGGAAACCTCGTCGAGATGACGCGGATGCAGGCCGGCGAGTGCGACCGGTAG
- a CDS encoding RidA family protein: protein MPGQIEARIAELGVTLPQAAAPAANYVPFVRTGNQLFISGQIPMGPDGIQFQGKLGAGTSIEDGQAAARLCAINLLAQAKAALGDLDKVVRLVKIVGFVNSAPDFGDQPKVMNGASDFLVEALGDRGRHARSAVGVAGLPFGVAVEVEAVFEVE, encoded by the coding sequence ATGCCGGGTCAGATCGAGGCGCGTATCGCCGAACTGGGCGTCACCCTTCCGCAGGCGGCGGCGCCGGCGGCCAACTACGTGCCCTTCGTGCGCACGGGCAACCAGCTGTTCATCTCCGGCCAGATCCCGATGGGTCCGGACGGCATCCAGTTCCAGGGCAAGCTCGGCGCCGGCACCTCGATCGAGGACGGCCAGGCCGCCGCACGCCTTTGCGCCATCAACCTGCTGGCCCAGGCCAAGGCCGCGCTCGGCGACCTCGACAAGGTCGTGCGCCTCGTCAAGATCGTCGGCTTCGTCAACTCCGCTCCCGACTTCGGCGACCAGCCGAAGGTGATGAACGGCGCTTCCGACTTCCTCGTCGAGGCGCTCGGCGACCGCGGCCGCCATGCCCGTTCGGCCGTCGGCGTTGCCGGCCTGCCCTTCGGCGTCGCCGTCGAGGTCGAGGCGGTGTTCGAGGTCGAGTAA
- a CDS encoding glycerophosphodiester phosphodiesterase family protein, with the protein MRDISWLTSRPIAHRGYHDKSRGCLENSASAVQAAIDKGFAIEVDLQQSADDVPIVFHDDTLDRLTFESGPVRQRSAAELTRIALRGTQDRLWTLDDLLAQTDGKAGLCIEIKSRFGRTPERDFIASIAASLARYTGPVAVKSFDPEMLALMREAAPDIPRGALGDGARDLKEWGRASRVDRFALRHFLHSVRTRPSFVSYWVKDLPALAPTVLRKAFGLPLIAWTVRTPEDLTRARAFADQIVFEGFDPDAAPSS; encoded by the coding sequence ATGCGTGACATTTCCTGGCTGACCAGCCGTCCCATCGCCCATCGCGGCTATCACGACAAGTCGCGCGGCTGCCTCGAGAACAGCGCGAGCGCCGTTCAGGCAGCCATCGACAAGGGCTTCGCCATCGAGGTCGACCTGCAGCAGAGCGCCGACGACGTGCCCATCGTCTTCCATGACGACACGCTGGACCGGCTGACCTTCGAAAGCGGGCCGGTGCGCCAGCGCAGCGCCGCGGAACTCACCCGCATCGCCTTGCGCGGCACGCAAGACCGGCTATGGACGCTGGACGACCTGCTCGCCCAGACGGACGGCAAGGCCGGTCTTTGCATCGAGATCAAGTCGCGCTTCGGCCGCACGCCGGAGCGCGACTTCATCGCCTCCATCGCCGCGAGCCTTGCCCGCTATACCGGCCCGGTCGCGGTGAAGTCCTTCGACCCGGAAATGCTCGCCCTCATGCGCGAGGCCGCCCCCGACATTCCGCGCGGCGCGCTCGGCGACGGCGCCCGCGACCTGAAGGAATGGGGCCGCGCCAGCCGCGTCGATCGCTTCGCCCTGCGCCACTTTCTGCACAGCGTCCGCACCCGGCCGAGCTTCGTCTCCTACTGGGTGAAGGACCTGCCGGCGCTCGCCCCGACGGTCCTTCGCAAGGCCTTCGGCCTGCCGCTGATCGCCTGGACGGTGCGCACGCCGGAGGACCTTACCCGCGCCCGCGCCTTCGCCGACCAGATCGTCTTCGAAGGCTTCGATCCGGACGCAGCCCCCTCCTCCTGA
- a CDS encoding GNAT family N-acetyltransferase has translation MTASDEDTRAFRLKAIGGLSDFPREEWDALANPGWRLDPGGKLSPAPFESKSAGVESLSPPTAFNPFISHDFLSILEEAGCVGRRAGWLPQHLILEDPDGRAVAALPCYLKSHSMGEYVFDHAWADAYERAGGSYYPKLQCSVPFTPATGRRFLTGPDIDRQAAIAALSQGLQDLCALREASSAHITFMEEDEWQAAGEHGYLLRTDQQFHWENHGYADFEGFLGDLASRKRKQIRKERREALAAGIEIERLTGSDLNERHWDAFHDFYEDTGARKWGRPYLNRRFFSLLGERLGERVLLVMARREGRYIAGALNLVGSHALFGRNWGCIEEHPFLHFEVCYYQAIDHAIEHGLPRVEAGAQGAHKLARGYLPSLTRSAHHIAHPGLRDAVADYLERERRAVEQEGAYIRDEHSPFRKA, from the coding sequence GTGACCGCAAGCGACGAAGACACCCGCGCGTTCCGCCTCAAGGCGATCGGCGGGCTCTCCGACTTTCCGCGCGAGGAGTGGGACGCGCTGGCCAATCCCGGCTGGCGGCTGGATCCGGGCGGCAAGCTGTCGCCCGCTCCGTTTGAATCGAAATCTGCAGGCGTTGAATCACTTTCTCCGCCAACCGCCTTCAACCCCTTCATATCTCACGACTTCCTGTCGATCCTGGAAGAAGCGGGCTGCGTCGGACGCCGGGCCGGATGGCTGCCGCAGCATCTGATTCTGGAGGATCCGGACGGGCGCGCCGTTGCCGCCCTGCCCTGCTATCTCAAGTCCCACTCGATGGGCGAGTACGTCTTCGACCACGCCTGGGCCGATGCCTATGAGCGCGCCGGCGGCAGCTACTATCCCAAGCTTCAATGCTCGGTGCCGTTCACCCCGGCGACCGGGAGGCGCTTCCTGACCGGGCCGGATATCGACCGCCAGGCTGCCATCGCCGCGCTGTCGCAGGGGCTCCAGGACCTTTGCGCACTGCGCGAGGCCTCCTCCGCCCACATCACCTTCATGGAAGAGGACGAGTGGCAGGCGGCAGGCGAGCACGGCTACCTGCTGCGCACCGACCAGCAGTTCCACTGGGAGAACCACGGCTATGCCGATTTCGAGGGCTTTCTCGGCGACCTCGCCTCGCGCAAGCGCAAGCAGATCCGCAAGGAGCGGCGCGAGGCACTGGCGGCCGGCATCGAGATCGAGCGGCTGACGGGCAGCGACCTCAACGAACGCCACTGGGACGCCTTCCACGACTTCTATGAGGACACCGGCGCGCGCAAGTGGGGACGCCCCTATCTCAACCGCCGCTTCTTCTCGCTGCTCGGCGAGAGGCTGGGCGAGCGGGTGCTGCTGGTGATGGCCCGGCGCGAGGGACGCTACATCGCCGGCGCGCTGAACCTCGTCGGCTCGCATGCGCTGTTCGGGCGCAACTGGGGCTGCATCGAGGAGCACCCGTTCCTGCATTTCGAGGTCTGCTACTACCAGGCCATCGACCATGCCATCGAGCACGGCCTGCCCCGCGTGGAGGCCGGCGCACAAGGAGCCCACAAGCTCGCGCGCGGCTATCTGCCGAGCCTGACGCGCTCTGCCCACCACATCGCCCACCCCGGACTGCGGGACGCGGTCGCCGACTATCTGGAGCGCGAGCGCCGGGCGGTGGAGCAGGAAGGCGCCTATATCCGCGACGAGCATTCGCCCTTCAGGAAAGCCTGA
- a CDS encoding HIT family protein, which yields MEAAAYDDQNVFAKILRGELPAQKVYEDDKTLVIMDIMPRGDGHVLVIPKTPSRNILDIAEDDLNAVMKTVQKMAHAVVRAFDADGTTIQQFSESAGGQVVFHTHVHVIPRFAGVAMRPHTGEMADQAVLAANADKIRAALA from the coding sequence ATCGAAGCTGCTGCCTATGACGACCAGAATGTCTTCGCCAAGATCCTGCGCGGCGAGCTGCCCGCCCAGAAAGTGTACGAGGACGACAAGACCCTCGTCATCATGGACATCATGCCGCGCGGCGACGGCCATGTGCTGGTGATCCCGAAGACCCCCTCGCGCAACATCCTCGACATTGCCGAGGACGATCTCAACGCGGTGATGAAGACCGTGCAGAAGATGGCGCATGCGGTGGTGCGCGCCTTCGACGCCGACGGCACCACCATCCAGCAGTTCTCCGAAAGCGCGGGCGGACAGGTGGTGTTCCACACCCATGTCCATGTCATCCCGCGCTTTGCCGGCGTCGCGATGCGCCCGCATACCGGCGAGATGGCCGACCAGGCGGTGCTGGCGGCCAATGCCGACAAGATCCGCGCTGCCCTCGCCTGA
- a CDS encoding glutathione S-transferase family protein, translated as MSDTGSADKLTLHYAPRSRASTTRVLLDELGAPYDLHVLNMRAGEHKLPDYLAINPLGKVPALTHGDTVVTESVAIALYAGDLFPQAGMTPAIGDPRRGAYLRWMVFYAASFEPAVVDKALGHDPGPQSPYGTYDQVMETLAEQLGKAPYLLGDEITVADIHWGSTLRWTLMFKLVPDLPVFTDYAERITSRPSFQRVFQDEGRLDAAHEAAAAKASGGN; from the coding sequence ATGTCCGACACAGGTTCCGCCGACAAGCTGACGCTGCATTACGCGCCCCGCAGCCGTGCCAGCACCACCCGCGTGCTGCTCGACGAGCTCGGCGCGCCCTACGACCTTCATGTGCTGAACATGCGCGCCGGCGAGCACAAGTTGCCCGACTACCTGGCGATCAATCCGCTCGGCAAGGTGCCGGCGCTGACCCATGGCGACACGGTGGTGACCGAGTCCGTCGCCATCGCCCTTTATGCCGGCGATCTCTTCCCGCAGGCGGGGATGACCCCGGCCATCGGCGATCCGCGCCGCGGCGCCTATCTGCGCTGGATGGTGTTCTATGCCGCCAGTTTCGAACCGGCGGTGGTGGACAAGGCGCTCGGCCACGATCCCGGCCCGCAGTCGCCCTATGGCACCTATGACCAGGTGATGGAGACCCTGGCCGAGCAGCTCGGCAAGGCGCCCTATCTTCTGGGCGACGAGATCACCGTTGCCGACATCCATTGGGGCTCGACGCTGCGCTGGACGCTGATGTTCAAGCTGGTGCCGGACCTGCCGGTCTTCACCGACTATGCCGAGCGCATCACGTCCCGGCCGAGCTTCCAGCGCGTCTTCCAGGACGAAGGCCGGCTGGATGCGGCGCATGAGGCCGCCGCTGCGAAGGCGAGCGGCGGCAACTGA
- a CDS encoding AzlD domain-containing protein — protein sequence MSAADAWWWPYVMIVVAGWLATDIWRWLGVFASGKLREDSEVMIFVRSIATALVAGVIAKLILFPAGALQSAPVALRIVAAACGFAAFFASRQKVVVGVAVGEVVLIGGWLLLDLG from the coding sequence ATGAGTGCTGCCGATGCCTGGTGGTGGCCCTATGTGATGATCGTGGTGGCGGGCTGGCTCGCCACCGACATCTGGCGCTGGCTCGGCGTCTTCGCCAGCGGCAAGCTGCGCGAGGACAGCGAGGTGATGATCTTCGTGCGCTCCATCGCGACCGCGCTGGTCGCCGGTGTGATCGCCAAGCTGATCCTGTTTCCCGCCGGCGCCCTGCAGAGCGCGCCGGTGGCGCTGCGCATTGTCGCGGCCGCCTGCGGCTTTGCCGCCTTCTTCGCCTCGCGGCAGAAGGTGGTGGTGGGCGTTGCGGTCGGCGAGGTGGTGCTGATCGGCGGCTGGCTGCTGCTGGATCTTGGCTGA
- a CDS encoding AzlC family ABC transporter permease, with protein sequence MPTPPSASPEPLPGHHPDGGDPLPARAWVLRGVRAAVSIPALILAAAFVGYAGLARESGFTLGETLAMVGFVWALPSVVVLTGAITAGMGLVPAAIAVALASVRLMPMTMALMPVLRVEGRTRRWQLLIASHFVAVTAWVWAMRYLEDHPREARLPFFLGFGASLTVFVFCMTGIAYVLVDDMPLLPSAALFMLTPVYFLCSLWGAARISADKAAMAIGLLLGPLFHLYMPGLDLLWTGLVGGTLAYVGTRIARRGLR encoded by the coding sequence ATGCCGACGCCCCCGTCCGCATCGCCCGAACCTTTGCCCGGCCACCACCCGGACGGCGGCGACCCGCTGCCCGCGCGCGCGTGGGTCCTGCGCGGGGTCCGGGCGGCGGTTTCCATTCCCGCGCTCATCCTTGCCGCCGCCTTTGTCGGCTATGCCGGCCTTGCCCGCGAAAGCGGCTTCACCCTCGGCGAGACGCTGGCCATGGTCGGCTTCGTCTGGGCGCTGCCGAGCGTCGTGGTGCTCACCGGCGCGATCACCGCCGGCATGGGGTTGGTGCCGGCCGCCATTGCCGTTGCGCTCGCCTCGGTGCGCCTGATGCCGATGACCATGGCCCTGATGCCGGTCTTGCGGGTGGAGGGCCGGACGCGGCGCTGGCAGCTGCTGATCGCCTCGCATTTCGTCGCCGTCACCGCCTGGGTCTGGGCCATGCGCTACCTGGAGGACCACCCGCGCGAGGCGCGGCTGCCGTTCTTCCTCGGCTTCGGCGCCAGCCTGACCGTTTTCGTCTTCTGCATGACCGGCATTGCCTATGTGCTGGTGGACGACATGCCGCTGCTGCCCTCGGCAGCGCTGTTCATGCTGACGCCGGTCTATTTCCTGTGCTCGCTGTGGGGTGCGGCACGCATTTCCGCCGACAAGGCGGCGATGGCCATCGGCCTGCTGCTCGGGCCGCTGTTCCATCTCTACATGCCGGGGCTCGACCTGTTGTGGACCGGGCTGGTCGGCGGCACGCTCGCCTATGTCGGCACGCGGATCGCGCGAAGGGGGCTGCGATGA
- the clpA gene encoding ATP-dependent Clp protease ATP-binding subunit ClpA — MPSFSRSLEKALHQALSFANERQQEYATLEHLLLALIDDQDAAAVMRACNVDLDVLKRNLVEYIDTELENLVIDGDDDSKPTAGFQRVIQRAVIHVQSSGREEVTGANVLVAIFAERESHAAYFLQEQDMTRYDAVNYISHGIAKRAGMSEARPVRGADEEAATEEGVEKPKQKTDALEAYCVNLNEKAKSGRIDPLIGRDAEISRTIQILCRRSKNNPLFVGDPGVGKTAIAEGLAKRIVDGDVPDVLMDATIFSLDMGALLAGTRYRGDFEERLKQVVKEIEEYPGAVMFIDEIHTVIGAGATSGGAMDASNLLKPALASGSIRCVGSTTYKEYRQFFEKDRALLRRFQKIDVNEPTISDTVEILKGLKPYFETFHKVRYTNEAIKTAVELSARYINDRKLPDKAIDVIDESGASQKLVPEARRRKTIGVKEIETTVASMARIPPKSVSKSDEEVLSNLNATLKRMVYGQNDAIETLASAIKLARAGLREPDKPIGNYLFSGPTGVGKTEVARQLASSLGVELLRFDMSEYMERHTVSRLIGAPPGYVGFDQGGLLTDGVDQHPHCVLLLDEIEKAHPDLFNILLQVMDHGRLTDHNGKQVDFRNVILIMTTNAGASDMAKPPIGFNRVKREGEDQEAINRLFTPEFRNRLDAVVAFGSLPMEVVHRIVEKFVMQLEAQLADRGVTFELTENAIAWLADKGYDERMGARPLARVIQEHIKRPLADEVLFGKLKKGGTVKVSVSEDAAGLLLETVEDAPVKPKAEKPKAARPKRRRKPAAKKTEAAAPPKKGGSAKKSLVPKVPLAD, encoded by the coding sequence GTGCCGTCATTTTCCCGAAGCCTCGAAAAGGCCCTGCACCAGGCGCTCTCGTTCGCGAACGAGCGACAGCAGGAATACGCGACCTTGGAGCACCTGCTCCTCGCGCTGATCGACGATCAGGACGCGGCCGCCGTCATGCGCGCCTGCAACGTCGATCTCGACGTCCTCAAGCGCAATCTCGTCGAATATATCGACACCGAACTCGAGAACCTCGTCATCGACGGCGATGACGATTCAAAGCCGACGGCCGGGTTCCAGCGCGTCATCCAGCGCGCCGTGATCCATGTCCAGTCGTCGGGCCGGGAAGAAGTGACGGGCGCCAACGTGCTCGTCGCCATCTTCGCCGAGCGGGAAAGCCACGCGGCCTATTTCCTGCAGGAACAGGACATGACCCGCTACGACGCGGTCAACTACATCTCCCATGGCATTGCCAAGCGCGCCGGCATGTCCGAAGCACGTCCCGTTCGCGGCGCCGACGAGGAAGCTGCGACGGAGGAGGGCGTGGAAAAGCCCAAGCAGAAGACGGATGCGCTTGAGGCCTACTGCGTCAATCTCAACGAGAAGGCGAAGTCCGGCCGCATCGATCCGCTGATCGGCCGCGATGCCGAGATCTCGCGCACCATCCAGATCCTGTGCCGCCGCTCGAAGAACAATCCGCTCTTCGTCGGCGACCCGGGCGTCGGCAAGACCGCCATTGCGGAAGGTCTCGCCAAGCGCATCGTCGACGGCGACGTGCCGGACGTCCTGATGGACGCCACGATCTTCTCGCTCGACATGGGCGCGCTGCTCGCCGGCACCCGCTATCGCGGCGACTTCGAGGAGCGCCTCAAGCAGGTGGTCAAGGAGATCGAGGAATATCCGGGCGCCGTGATGTTCATCGACGAGATCCACACGGTGATCGGAGCCGGCGCCACCTCGGGTGGGGCGATGGACGCCTCGAACCTGCTCAAGCCGGCGCTCGCCTCCGGTTCGATCCGCTGCGTCGGCTCGACCACCTACAAGGAGTATCGCCAGTTCTTCGAGAAGGACCGCGCCCTGCTGCGCCGGTTCCAGAAGATCGACGTCAACGAGCCGACCATCTCGGACACGGTGGAGATCCTCAAGGGCCTCAAGCCCTATTTCGAGACCTTCCACAAGGTCCGCTACACCAACGAGGCGATCAAGACCGCGGTGGAGTTGTCGGCCCGCTACATCAACGACCGCAAGCTGCCGGACAAGGCCATCGATGTGATCGACGAGTCCGGCGCCTCGCAAAAGCTCGTTCCCGAGGCGCGCCGCCGCAAGACCATCGGCGTCAAGGAGATCGAGACCACGGTCGCCTCGATGGCGCGCATCCCGCCGAAGTCGGTCTCCAAGTCCGACGAGGAGGTGCTGTCGAACCTGAACGCCACGTTGAAGCGCATGGTCTACGGCCAGAACGATGCCATCGAGACGCTGGCGAGCGCCATCAAGCTGGCCCGTGCGGGCCTGCGCGAGCCGGACAAGCCGATCGGCAACTACCTGTTCTCCGGCCCGACCGGCGTCGGCAAGACCGAGGTGGCCCGCCAGCTTGCCTCCTCGCTCGGCGTCGAGCTGCTGCGCTTCGACATGTCGGAATACATGGAGCGCCACACGGTCTCGCGGCTGATCGGCGCACCTCCCGGCTATGTCGGCTTCGACCAGGGCGGCTTGCTCACCGATGGCGTCGACCAGCATCCGCATTGCGTGCTGCTTCTGGACGAGATCGAGAAGGCGCATCCGGACCTGTTCAACATCCTGCTGCAGGTGATGGACCACGGCCGGCTGACCGACCACAACGGCAAGCAGGTCGACTTCCGCAATGTCATCCTGATCATGACGACCAATGCGGGCGCCTCGGACATGGCCAAGCCGCCCATCGGCTTCAACCGGGTCAAGCGCGAAGGCGAGGACCAGGAGGCGATCAACCGCCTGTTCACGCCGGAGTTCCGCAACCGTCTCGACGCGGTCGTCGCCTTCGGCAGCCTGCCGATGGAGGTCGTGCACCGCATCGTCGAGAAGTTCGTCATGCAGCTGGAGGCGCAGCTGGCCGACCGCGGCGTGACGTTCGAGCTGACCGAGAATGCCATCGCCTGGCTGGCCGACAAGGGCTACGACGAGCGCATGGGCGCCCGGCCGCTCGCCCGGGTGATCCAGGAGCACATCAAGCGGCCGCTGGCCGACGAGGTGCTGTTCGGCAAGCTCAAGAAGGGCGGCACGGTCAAGGTTTCGGTGTCGGAAGATGCCGCCGGCCTGCTGCTGGAGACGGTCGAGGACGCCCCGGTCAAGCCGAAGGCGGAAAAGCCCAAGGCCGCCCGGCCGAAGCGTCGCCGCAAGCCGGCGGCCAAGAAGACCGAGGCCGCCGCTCCGCCGAAGAAGGGCGGTTCGGCCAAGAAGAGCCTCGTCCCGAAGGTGCCGCTGGCCGACTGA
- the clpS gene encoding ATP-dependent Clp protease adapter ClpS — MTNGPQRGNGDDTGNELVTKTRTVAKRPNLYRVLLLNDDYTPMEFVVHVVERFFQKNREEATRIMLHVHHHGVGECGVFTYEVAETKVTQVMDFARKHQHPLQCVMEKK; from the coding sequence ATGACCAACGGACCTCAGCGCGGCAATGGTGACGACACGGGCAACGAGCTCGTCACCAAGACGCGGACCGTCGCCAAACGGCCGAACCTGTATCGCGTTTTGTTGCTGAACGACGACTACACGCCGATGGAATTCGTCGTGCACGTGGTGGAGCGGTTCTTCCAGAAGAACCGCGAAGAAGCCACGCGCATCATGTTGCACGTCCATCACCACGGCGTCGGGGAATGCGGTGTTTTCACCTACGAGGTGGCAGAGACCAAGGTCACTCAGGTCATGGACTTTGCCCGCAAACACCAGCATCCTCTGCAGTGCGTGATGGAAAAGAAATAG
- a CDS encoding phasin family protein: protein MNNFDDMQKLGKDNMDVMMQSFGAMTKGFQAIASEVADYQKKSFETGSAAVEKLVSAKSLDKAFEAQSEYVKTAYEGFVGEVTKIGEMYSDLAKDAYKPYESAFSKVAK, encoded by the coding sequence ATGAACAATTTCGACGACATGCAGAAGCTCGGCAAGGACAACATGGACGTCATGATGCAGAGCTTCGGCGCCATGACCAAGGGCTTCCAGGCGATTGCCTCGGAAGTTGCCGACTACCAGAAGAAGTCCTTCGAGACCGGCTCCGCCGCCGTCGAGAAGCTGGTGTCCGCGAAGTCGCTCGACAAGGCCTTCGAGGCCCAGAGCGAGTACGTGAAGACCGCCTATGAGGGCTTCGTCGGCGAAGTCACCAAGATCGGCGAGATGTACAGCGACCTGGCCAAGGACGCGTACAAGCCGTACGAGAGCGCCTTCTCGAAGGTCGCCAAGTAA
- a CDS encoding serine hydrolase, producing the protein MGTRGALLAAVALALTAMLSAPAFANSKYSGIVVDVKSGRTLYSYKADTARYPASLTKIMTLYVLFEELEAGRMSLQTPLKVSKHAASRPPSKLGLKPGSTIKVKDAIMALVTKSANDVAVVVAENVGGSVPAFAQRMTRTARQIGMKRTTFHNPSGLPDNRQKTTARDMALLGRAIQERFPKYYKYFNTRVYTYKGRRYGNHNRLLGRVKGVDGIKTGYIRASGFNLVTNVNTGGRHVVAVVMGGRTGASRNAQMEKLIAQYLPKATRGKRTAPMLVARAETPADTPKVTPKPLAFAELRNVPVPGLKPQEQLMRVAALSQPATAIPVAAPAVPAAPAARATESASDIVTGSIAPVPQKPDLKAILRRKAMQVAAADLAPQPVAAPRSPAVRSVRTQTIRVAALGDEVVATALPDPAQAQAHVTADLPDAPANASVTVAANNAADPMPGWQVQIAAAESEDAAVSMLKKAQGALGSKLRGYDPYTEPVDSGGATLYRARFVGFETKTAAWNACRDLKQKRFNCYAVYQ; encoded by the coding sequence ATGGGAACCCGGGGAGCGCTTCTGGCCGCAGTGGCTCTGGCCCTCACCGCGATGCTTTCCGCTCCCGCCTTCGCCAACTCGAAATATTCGGGGATCGTCGTCGACGTGAAGTCGGGACGGACCCTGTACAGCTACAAGGCCGACACGGCCCGCTATCCGGCCTCGCTGACCAAGATCATGACGCTCTATGTCCTGTTCGAGGAGCTTGAGGCCGGCCGCATGTCGCTGCAGACGCCGCTGAAGGTGTCCAAGCACGCCGCCAGCCGTCCGCCGTCCAAGCTGGGCCTGAAGCCGGGCAGCACCATCAAGGTCAAGGACGCGATCATGGCGCTGGTGACGAAGTCGGCCAACGACGTTGCCGTCGTCGTCGCCGAGAATGTCGGCGGTTCCGTGCCGGCCTTCGCGCAGCGCATGACCCGCACCGCCCGCCAGATCGGCATGAAGCGCACCACGTTCCACAACCCGTCGGGCCTGCCGGACAACCGGCAGAAGACCACGGCCCGCGACATGGCCCTGCTCGGCCGCGCGATCCAGGAGCGTTTCCCGAAGTATTACAAGTACTTCAACACCCGCGTTTACACCTACAAGGGTCGTCGCTACGGCAACCACAACCGCCTGCTCGGCCGTGTGAAGGGTGTCGACGGCATCAAGACCGGCTACATCCGCGCCTCGGGCTTCAACCTGGTCACCAACGTCAACACCGGCGGCCGGCACGTCGTCGCCGTGGTGATGGGCGGACGCACCGGCGCCTCGCGCAATGCCCAGATGGAAAAGCTGATCGCGCAATACCTGCCGAAGGCGACCCGCGGCAAGCGCACCGCGCCGATGCTGGTTGCCCGCGCCGAGACCCCGGCCGACACGCCGAAGGTGACGCCGAAGCCGCTGGCCTTCGCCGAGCTGCGCAACGTGCCCGTGCCCGGCCTCAAGCCGCAGGAACAGCTGATGCGCGTCGCAGCTCTCAGCCAGCCGGCAACCGCCATTCCGGTCGCCGCGCCTGCGGTCCCTGCCGCCCCGGCAGCCCGCGCAACCGAAAGCGCCTCCGACATCGTCACCGGCTCCATCGCACCGGTGCCGCAGAAGCCGGACCTGAAGGCCATCCTGCGCCGCAAGGCAATGCAGGTCGCCGCTGCCGACCTGGCGCCGCAGCCGGTCGCCGCGCCGCGCTCGCCGGCCGTGCGCTCCGTGCGCACCCAGACCATCCGCGTTGCCGCGCTCGGCGACGAGGTGGTGGCCACCGCCCTGCCCGATCCGGCGCAGGCGCAGGCACACGTGACCGCCGATCTGCCGGACGCACCGGCCAACGCCTCGGTCACCGTTGCTGCCAACAACGCCGCCGACCCGATGCCGGGCTGGCAGGTGCAGATCGCCGCTGCCGAAAGCGAGGACGCGGCCGTCAGCATGCTCAAGAAGGCGCAGGGTGCGCTCGGCTCCAAGCTGCGCGGCTACGACCCCTATACCGAGCCGGTCGATTCCGGCGGCGCCACCCTCTATCGCGCCCGCTTCGTCGGGTTCGAGACCAAGACCGCGGCTTGGAACGCCTGCCGCGACCTGAAGCAGAAGCGGTTCAACTGCTACGCAGTGTATCAGTAG